One segment of Anopheles stephensi strain Indian chromosome 3, UCI_ANSTEP_V1.0, whole genome shotgun sequence DNA contains the following:
- the LOC118513753 gene encoding myosin-2 heavy chain-like isoform X3, whose protein sequence is MEPVGEGKESHPEGGGLIRADVPDEAAVRQERNPAGGTPVVDGGKDSVGPVDDTSLNARLLDKLNEQFEKQIQLLERDQLDDGFKLNVYAEWVQSLRLLNTELVQSLREMQDTCMERMQLMRAAYLKDLERFGPDVRLKRLASVPDASANVSGEQIVALELSSNYPIVVPATDEMLVRELDAKASIIDEQRRELQELRKQTAESGSILEQLRNMTQEREKQLDDKQKEIAILQHQIVALNDQLQKAKMKPPVLQQTSFTSFASARSEDDDSPTVEQRQPGGPRLLFERLGTLQQDSDAESEYVQLLKAELVELRQQLQHAHKQRSQREESEQALFRLRTVCGELLQSTGRLRGCGYRWREDCEEGGMGAGSYLHFEDDDELIEAMRDRCDALCRQLEAAAASAAETSSHKPNGMVEQDEGIGSASTSRLEHSDPISARDQQQVMVCIEQQLKRLLAGKEHSNNSASESLSSLSLGLDEGCALQGLIDDLKKEIESKDLVLRDRHDAIERLQQELSNRDRQLSRCRERQELLDGEKTSFLQKIVELEENVDDHGRTIAMLNMEKVKLLRQVEDLKETLQQYRDNLQKTSEEKVAIEDECKNLLVTISNLRVALEETKRNGSSSVSVLHELVENLQLEVMLLSEQLNDAFKENIAKDNELDQYRDSNLQLRCQLAELSRELGNLKDISDAVDIRHELDEQKHRLFALLKDDVKQLQDQMNGVRGEIVARQQDLGHLSYFREKCAEMERLHELEMSQQRSKHSSELKQLRREIESLSNQLATSTDTSKQHDQMVESLATLQTTILKLDEHNRLLQKTIQSYQDNSVQLEQQLGGSQHQLEVVRQELEDLRARSTEQEAKIEALRSDKERISGELLMQRKMCKCGFNTTNASGSRERAKVPLSHSLQKQLAQKTLEATRIQEELAQRTEEWKRRETEYVNHRVRASEHATELIEQLSELKGRFGNVEQVAHMKDELIDRLQQSLRDISRKLTVRQDQCTELEAKSVKLSEALEKARQEALLCEKRCTEELSNARRCSMDQKNQLQQYERQMNRLRAEVDAMRDKCDQISSERDVLRDECQGLRERLAKYEGKESALCEVVKSNQDELAVKATRVLELEETNRKLAQNYEQLKDFHEDLSKQYRHTQHELEQLRECSKKLLEFKQQTLSTKDLTRKSVAEWKEREAQYCQEIGRLKKRTELLEQDRSKLIGKLNAYHRDNTILARQQQMQQSQPLLPPSRQHSPYDDNRRSYNLTPLHQTFYPPDAFKLMRSTSDPNCNESDELLQKVEYTSSQLQQIRRFWHQGLKEVFPTDP, encoded by the exons ATGGAGCCAGTTGGAGAAGGGAAAGAATCCCATCCGGAAGGTGGCGGATTGATACGCGCCGACGTTCCGGACGAGGCGGCGGTCCGGCAGGAGCGTAATCCCGCAGGTGGTACCCCGGTAGTGGACGGTGGGAAGGATTCCGTTGGCCCGGTCGACGATACGTCGCTGAACGCCCGGTTACTGGACAAGCTGAACGAGCAGTTTGAAAAGCAGATCCAGCTGCTCGAACGCGATCAGTTGGACGATGGCTTCAAG CTGAACGTGTACGCCGAATGGGTACAGAGTTTGCGTTTGCTCAATACCGAGCTGGTACAGTCGTTGCGCGAAATGCAGGACACCTGTATGGAGCGGATGCAGCTGATGCGAGCGGCCTATCTGAAGGATTTGGAGCGGTTCGGGCCGGACGTACGCTTGAAGCGGCTAGCGAGCGTGCCGGATGCGAGTGCGAACGTTTCCGGCGAGCAGATTGTAGCGCTTGAGCTGAGCTCCAACTATCCCATCGTGGTGCCGGCCACGGATGAGATGCTGGTGCGTGAGCTGGACGCAAAAGCAAG CATAATCGACGAGCAAAGGCGGGAGCTGCAGGAGCTACGGAAGCAGACGGCCGAAAGTGGATCCAtactggagcagctgcgcaACATGACCCAGGAACGGGAAAAACAGCTGGACGATAAGCAGAAAGAAATTGCCATACTGCAGCATCAAATCGTCGCGCTGAACGATCAGCTACAGAAAGCTAAAATG AAGCCTCCAGTGCTGCAGCAAACATCCTTTACCTCTTTCGCATCGGCACGGTCGGAAGACGACGACTCGCCGACAGTTGAACAACGACAGCCCGGCGGTCCTCGATTGCTGTTCGAGCGGCTTGGTACGCTGCAGCAGGATAGCGACGCGGAGTCGGAATATGTGCAGCTGCTAAAGGCTGAACTGGTCGAATTGCGGCAACAGCTGCAGCACGCGCACAAGCAGCGAAGTCAGCGGGAAGAGTCGGAACAGGCACTGTTCCGATTGCGGACAGTCTGTGGGGAGTTGCTACAGAGCACGGGAAGGCTACGGGGCTGTGGATACCGTTGGAGGGAGGACTGTGAGGAGGGTGGCATGGGAGCGGGAAGCTACCTCCACTTCGAAGACGACGATGAACTGATCGAGGCAATGCGTGATCGCTGTGACGCACTGTGTCGTCAactcgaagcagcagcagcatcagcagcagagACATCATCCCACAAGCCAAACGGTATGGTCGAGCAGGATGAAGGCATCGGCAGTGCGAGTACATCCCGGCTGGAACATTCGGATCCGATTAGTGCGCGAGACCAGCAGCAGGTAATGGTGTGTATCGAGCAACAATTGAAGCGATTG CTCGCAGGCAAGGAGCACAGTAACAACAGTGCCAGCGAGTCACTGAGCTCGCTGTCGCTCGGCCTGGACGAAGGGTGTGCCCTGCAAGGGCTGATCGACGATCTGAAGAAGGAGATCGAATCGAAGGACCTTGTGCTGCGCGATCGGCACGATGCGATAGAGCGACTGCAGCAGGAGCTCTCCAACCGTGATCGGCAGTTGAGCCGGTGCCGGGAACGTCAAGAGCTGTTGGACGGTGAGAAGACTTCATTCCTGCAAAAG ATTGTCGAGCTGGAAGAAAACGTGGACGATCATGGGCGTACGATCGCGATGCTGAACATGGAAAAAGTGAAACTCTTGCGTCAAGTGGAAGATCTCAAGGAAAcg CTGCAACAGTACCGGGATAATCTGCAGAAGACGAGCGAAGAGAAGGTCGCCATCGAGGACGAG TGCAAAAACCTGCTCGTCACCATCTCCAATCTGCGCGTTGCGCTCGAGGAAACGAAGCGCAACGGCAGCTCATCC GTTAGCGTTCTTCATGAACTGGTGGAAAACTTGCAGCTGGAGGTGATGCTACTGAGCGAGCAGCTGAACGACGCTTTCAAGGAG AACATAGCAAAGGACAACGAGCTGGACCAGTACCGTGACTCTAATCTGCAGCTTCGCTGTCAGCTGGCCGAGCTGAGCCGCGAGCTTGGCAATCTGAAGGACATCTCCGATGCGGTAGACATCCGACACGAG CTGGACGAGCAGAAGCATCGGCTTTTCGCGCTGCTCAAAGATGACGTGAAGCAGCTGCAGGATCAGATGAACGGTGTCCGGGGCGAGATAGTGGCGCGCCAGCAAGATTTGGGCCATCTGAGCTACTTCCGGGAAAAGTGTGCCGAGATGGAGCGACTGCACGAGCTGGAGATGAGCCAGCAGCGCAGCAAGCATTCCAGTGAGCTAAAGCAGCTGAGGAGAGAGATTGAATCTTTGAGCAATCAACTGGCCACCAGCACGGACACG AGCAAACAGCATGACCAGATGGTGGAGTCTTTGGCGACTCTGCAGACCACCATTCTGAAGCTGGACGAGCATAACCGACTGCTGCAGAAGACGATCCAGTCGTACCAGGACAACAGTGTCCAGCTTGAGCAACAGTTGGGTGGATCTCAGCATCAGCTGGAAGTGGTCCGACAGGAGCTGGAAGATCTGCGTGCGCGTAGCACCGAACAGGAGGCGAAAATTGAAGCTCTAAGGTCGGATAAGGAACGAATATCGGGCGAGTTGCTGATGCAGCGGAAGATGTGCAAGTGTGGCTTCAACACCACCAATGCTAGCGGATCGCGGGAAAGG GCCAAGGTACCACTGTCTCATTCGCTGCAGAAACAGCTAGCTCAAAAAACCCTTGAAGCGACCAGGATTCAGGAGGAGCTAGCTCAACGCACCGAAGAGTGGAAGCGGCGGGAAACGGAGTACGTGAATCATCGGGTCCGCGCGTCCGAACATGCAACCGAACTGATCGAGCAGCTAAGTGAGCTGAAGGGCCGCTTCGGAAACGTGGAGCAGGTGGCACACATGAAGGACGAGCTGATCGATCGTTTGCAGCAAAGTTTGCGTGACATCAGCCGGAAGCTTACCGTGCGACAGGATCAGTGTACGGAGCTGGAAGCGAAGAGCGTGAAGCTGTCCGAGGCGTTGGAGAAAGCTCGGCAGGAAGCGCTGCTGTGCGAGAAACGGTGCACCGAAGAGCTGAGCAATGCCCGGCGATGTTCGATGGATCAGAAAAATCAGCTTCAGCAGTACGAGCGACAGATGAACCGTTTGCGGGCCGAGGTGGACGCTATGCGGGATAAGTGTGACCAAATTTCTAGTGAG CGTGATGTGCTGCGTGACGAATGCCAAGGACTGCGCGAACGGTTGGCCAAATACGAAGGCAAGGAAAGCGCTTTGTGTGAGGTGGTTAAATCCAATCAGGATGAGCTTGCGGTTAAGGCAACACGTGTATTG GAACTGGAAGAAACGAACCGCAAACTGGCCCAAAACTACGAACAGCTGAAAGACTTCCACGAGGATCTTAGCAAACAGTATCGCCACACGCAGCAcgaactggagcagctgcgcgAGTGCTCAAAGAAGCTGCTAGAATTCAAACAGCAAACACTCTCCACCAAGGACCTAACGCGCAAGAGTGTAGCCGAGTGGAAGGAACGGGAAGCACAGTACTGTCAGGAGATTGGTCGGCTGAAGAAGCGCACCGAGCTGCTGGAACAGGACCGATCGAAGCTGATCGGCAAGCTGAACGCGTACCATCGGGACAATACAATACTCGCGCGACAGCAACAAATGCAACAATCGCAACCGCTACTTCCTCCATCCCGGCAACATTCGCCCTACGACGACAATCGGAG GAGCTATAATCTTACACCGCTTCATCAAACCTTTTACCCACCGGATGCGTTCAAATTGATGCGATCGACTAGCGATCCCAACTGTAACGAG tcGGACGAACTGCTGCAAAAAGTAGAGTACACGAGCAGTCAATTACAGCAGATAAGAAGGTTCTGGCACCAAGGTCTGAAGGAGGTATTTCCAACCGATCCTTAG
- the LOC118513753 gene encoding myosin-J heavy chain-like isoform X2, whose product MEPVGEGKESHPEGGGLIRADVPDEAAVRQERNPAGGTPVVDGGKDSVGPVDDTSLNARLLDKLNEQFEKQIQLLERDQLDDGFKLNVYAEWVQSLRLLNTELVQSLREMQDTCMERMQLMRAAYLKDLERFGPDVRLKRLASVPDASANVSGEQIVALELSSNYPIVVPATDEMLVRELDAKASIIDEQRRELQELRKQTAESGSILEQLRNMTQEREKQLDDKQKEIAILQHQIVALNDQLQKAKMSTTASIDNRSLISEITDHHDKITQLRKKLKEQEDKVREANTAIQFRDEVISAQRQEIKLLNEKPPVLQQTSFTSFASARSEDDDSPTVEQRQPGGPRLLFERLGTLQQDSDAESEYVQLLKAELVELRQQLQHAHKQRSQREESEQALFRLRTVCGELLQSTGRLRGCGYRWREDCEEGGMGAGSYLHFEDDDELIEAMRDRCDALCRQLEAAAASAAETSSHKPNGMVEQDEGIGSASTSRLEHSDPISARDQQQVMLAGKEHSNNSASESLSSLSLGLDEGCALQGLIDDLKKEIESKDLVLRDRHDAIERLQQELSNRDRQLSRCRERQELLDGEKTSFLQKIVELEENVDDHGRTIAMLNMEKVKLLRQVEDLKETLQQYRDNLQKTSEEKVAIEDECKNLLVTISNLRVALEETKRNGSSSVSVLHELVENLQLEVMLLSEQLNDAFKENIAKDNELDQYRDSNLQLRCQLAELSRELGNLKDISDAVDIRHELDEQKHRLFALLKDDVKQLQDQMNGVRGEIVARQQDLGHLSYFREKCAEMERLHELEMSQQRSKHSSELKQLRREIESLSNQLATSTDTSKQHDQMVESLATLQTTILKLDEHNRLLQKTIQSYQDNSVQLEQQLGGSQHQLEVVRQELEDLRARSTEQEAKIEALRSDKERISGELLMQRKMCKCGFNTTNASGSRERAKVPLSHSLQKQLAQKTLEATRIQEELAQRTEEWKRRETEYVNHRVRASEHATELIEQLSELKGRFGNVEQVAHMKDELIDRLQQSLRDISRKLTVRQDQCTELEAKSVKLSEALEKARQEALLCEKRCTEELSNARRCSMDQKNQLQQYERQMNRLRAEVDAMRDKCDQISSERDVLRDECQGLRERLAKYEGKESALCEVVKSNQDELAVKATRVLELEETNRKLAQNYEQLKDFHEDLSKQYRHTQHELEQLRECSKKLLEFKQQTLSTKDLTRKSVAEWKEREAQYCQEIGRLKKRTELLEQDRSKLIGKLNAYHRDNTILARQQQMQQSQPLLPPSRQHSPYDDNRRSYNLTPLHQTFYPPDAFKLMRSTSDPNCNESDELLQKVEYTSSQLQQIRRFWHQGLKEVFPTDP is encoded by the exons ATGGAGCCAGTTGGAGAAGGGAAAGAATCCCATCCGGAAGGTGGCGGATTGATACGCGCCGACGTTCCGGACGAGGCGGCGGTCCGGCAGGAGCGTAATCCCGCAGGTGGTACCCCGGTAGTGGACGGTGGGAAGGATTCCGTTGGCCCGGTCGACGATACGTCGCTGAACGCCCGGTTACTGGACAAGCTGAACGAGCAGTTTGAAAAGCAGATCCAGCTGCTCGAACGCGATCAGTTGGACGATGGCTTCAAG CTGAACGTGTACGCCGAATGGGTACAGAGTTTGCGTTTGCTCAATACCGAGCTGGTACAGTCGTTGCGCGAAATGCAGGACACCTGTATGGAGCGGATGCAGCTGATGCGAGCGGCCTATCTGAAGGATTTGGAGCGGTTCGGGCCGGACGTACGCTTGAAGCGGCTAGCGAGCGTGCCGGATGCGAGTGCGAACGTTTCCGGCGAGCAGATTGTAGCGCTTGAGCTGAGCTCCAACTATCCCATCGTGGTGCCGGCCACGGATGAGATGCTGGTGCGTGAGCTGGACGCAAAAGCAAG CATAATCGACGAGCAAAGGCGGGAGCTGCAGGAGCTACGGAAGCAGACGGCCGAAAGTGGATCCAtactggagcagctgcgcaACATGACCCAGGAACGGGAAAAACAGCTGGACGATAAGCAGAAAGAAATTGCCATACTGCAGCATCAAATCGTCGCGCTGAACGATCAGCTACAGAAAGCTAAAATG TCGACGACGGCCTCGATCGATAATCGGAGCCTCATTTCGGAGATTACCGATCACCACGATAAGATAACGCAGCTGCGCAAGAAGCTGAAGGAGCAGGAGGACAAGGTGCGCGAAGCGAACACCGCCATCCAGTTCCGCGATGAGGTGATTTCGGCTCAACGGCAGGAAATCAAACTGTTGAACGAG AAGCCTCCAGTGCTGCAGCAAACATCCTTTACCTCTTTCGCATCGGCACGGTCGGAAGACGACGACTCGCCGACAGTTGAACAACGACAGCCCGGCGGTCCTCGATTGCTGTTCGAGCGGCTTGGTACGCTGCAGCAGGATAGCGACGCGGAGTCGGAATATGTGCAGCTGCTAAAGGCTGAACTGGTCGAATTGCGGCAACAGCTGCAGCACGCGCACAAGCAGCGAAGTCAGCGGGAAGAGTCGGAACAGGCACTGTTCCGATTGCGGACAGTCTGTGGGGAGTTGCTACAGAGCACGGGAAGGCTACGGGGCTGTGGATACCGTTGGAGGGAGGACTGTGAGGAGGGTGGCATGGGAGCGGGAAGCTACCTCCACTTCGAAGACGACGATGAACTGATCGAGGCAATGCGTGATCGCTGTGACGCACTGTGTCGTCAactcgaagcagcagcagcatcagcagcagagACATCATCCCACAAGCCAAACGGTATGGTCGAGCAGGATGAAGGCATCGGCAGTGCGAGTACATCCCGGCTGGAACATTCGGATCCGATTAGTGCGCGAGACCAGCAGCAGGTAATG CTCGCAGGCAAGGAGCACAGTAACAACAGTGCCAGCGAGTCACTGAGCTCGCTGTCGCTCGGCCTGGACGAAGGGTGTGCCCTGCAAGGGCTGATCGACGATCTGAAGAAGGAGATCGAATCGAAGGACCTTGTGCTGCGCGATCGGCACGATGCGATAGAGCGACTGCAGCAGGAGCTCTCCAACCGTGATCGGCAGTTGAGCCGGTGCCGGGAACGTCAAGAGCTGTTGGACGGTGAGAAGACTTCATTCCTGCAAAAG ATTGTCGAGCTGGAAGAAAACGTGGACGATCATGGGCGTACGATCGCGATGCTGAACATGGAAAAAGTGAAACTCTTGCGTCAAGTGGAAGATCTCAAGGAAAcg CTGCAACAGTACCGGGATAATCTGCAGAAGACGAGCGAAGAGAAGGTCGCCATCGAGGACGAG TGCAAAAACCTGCTCGTCACCATCTCCAATCTGCGCGTTGCGCTCGAGGAAACGAAGCGCAACGGCAGCTCATCC GTTAGCGTTCTTCATGAACTGGTGGAAAACTTGCAGCTGGAGGTGATGCTACTGAGCGAGCAGCTGAACGACGCTTTCAAGGAG AACATAGCAAAGGACAACGAGCTGGACCAGTACCGTGACTCTAATCTGCAGCTTCGCTGTCAGCTGGCCGAGCTGAGCCGCGAGCTTGGCAATCTGAAGGACATCTCCGATGCGGTAGACATCCGACACGAG CTGGACGAGCAGAAGCATCGGCTTTTCGCGCTGCTCAAAGATGACGTGAAGCAGCTGCAGGATCAGATGAACGGTGTCCGGGGCGAGATAGTGGCGCGCCAGCAAGATTTGGGCCATCTGAGCTACTTCCGGGAAAAGTGTGCCGAGATGGAGCGACTGCACGAGCTGGAGATGAGCCAGCAGCGCAGCAAGCATTCCAGTGAGCTAAAGCAGCTGAGGAGAGAGATTGAATCTTTGAGCAATCAACTGGCCACCAGCACGGACACG AGCAAACAGCATGACCAGATGGTGGAGTCTTTGGCGACTCTGCAGACCACCATTCTGAAGCTGGACGAGCATAACCGACTGCTGCAGAAGACGATCCAGTCGTACCAGGACAACAGTGTCCAGCTTGAGCAACAGTTGGGTGGATCTCAGCATCAGCTGGAAGTGGTCCGACAGGAGCTGGAAGATCTGCGTGCGCGTAGCACCGAACAGGAGGCGAAAATTGAAGCTCTAAGGTCGGATAAGGAACGAATATCGGGCGAGTTGCTGATGCAGCGGAAGATGTGCAAGTGTGGCTTCAACACCACCAATGCTAGCGGATCGCGGGAAAGG GCCAAGGTACCACTGTCTCATTCGCTGCAGAAACAGCTAGCTCAAAAAACCCTTGAAGCGACCAGGATTCAGGAGGAGCTAGCTCAACGCACCGAAGAGTGGAAGCGGCGGGAAACGGAGTACGTGAATCATCGGGTCCGCGCGTCCGAACATGCAACCGAACTGATCGAGCAGCTAAGTGAGCTGAAGGGCCGCTTCGGAAACGTGGAGCAGGTGGCACACATGAAGGACGAGCTGATCGATCGTTTGCAGCAAAGTTTGCGTGACATCAGCCGGAAGCTTACCGTGCGACAGGATCAGTGTACGGAGCTGGAAGCGAAGAGCGTGAAGCTGTCCGAGGCGTTGGAGAAAGCTCGGCAGGAAGCGCTGCTGTGCGAGAAACGGTGCACCGAAGAGCTGAGCAATGCCCGGCGATGTTCGATGGATCAGAAAAATCAGCTTCAGCAGTACGAGCGACAGATGAACCGTTTGCGGGCCGAGGTGGACGCTATGCGGGATAAGTGTGACCAAATTTCTAGTGAG CGTGATGTGCTGCGTGACGAATGCCAAGGACTGCGCGAACGGTTGGCCAAATACGAAGGCAAGGAAAGCGCTTTGTGTGAGGTGGTTAAATCCAATCAGGATGAGCTTGCGGTTAAGGCAACACGTGTATTG GAACTGGAAGAAACGAACCGCAAACTGGCCCAAAACTACGAACAGCTGAAAGACTTCCACGAGGATCTTAGCAAACAGTATCGCCACACGCAGCAcgaactggagcagctgcgcgAGTGCTCAAAGAAGCTGCTAGAATTCAAACAGCAAACACTCTCCACCAAGGACCTAACGCGCAAGAGTGTAGCCGAGTGGAAGGAACGGGAAGCACAGTACTGTCAGGAGATTGGTCGGCTGAAGAAGCGCACCGAGCTGCTGGAACAGGACCGATCGAAGCTGATCGGCAAGCTGAACGCGTACCATCGGGACAATACAATACTCGCGCGACAGCAACAAATGCAACAATCGCAACCGCTACTTCCTCCATCCCGGCAACATTCGCCCTACGACGACAATCGGAG GAGCTATAATCTTACACCGCTTCATCAAACCTTTTACCCACCGGATGCGTTCAAATTGATGCGATCGACTAGCGATCCCAACTGTAACGAG tcGGACGAACTGCTGCAAAAAGTAGAGTACACGAGCAGTCAATTACAGCAGATAAGAAGGTTCTGGCACCAAGGTCTGAAGGAGGTATTTCCAACCGATCCTTAG